The following nucleotide sequence is from Pseudonocardia sp. C8.
CGCCGCCTTCTGGTCGGCCGCACTGCACCTCGAGGTCTCCGACGAGTGGGCGAGCCCGCGCTGGCGCACCCTGACCGGCCCGGACGGCACCCATGTCCTCGGCCTCATGCGCAGCGACTCCCCGCCCGAGCCACGACCCAGGCTGCACCTGGATCTGCTGGTCGACTCCACCGACGAGCAGGCCGCCGAGGTGGAGCGCCTGACCGGCCTGGGCGCCACCGTTCCCGACTGGAACGGCTATCCGGCCGATCCGGACTTCGTGGTGCTGGCGGACCCGGACGGCAACCTGTTCTGCGTCGTCGACCTGAGCCGGGCGCCGTCGTCCGGCTGAGGATCGCCGCACCTATCCTGGTGAGCGTGACCGACCCGCAGGACGCCCATGTGATCGGCGAGACCGCGCGCCGGCGCACCTTCGCCGTCATCTCCCACCCGGACGCCGGCAAGTCCACCCTCACCGAGGCGCTCGCCCTGCACGCCGAGGTGATCGACTCGGCGGGAGCGGTCCACGGCAAGTCCGGCCGCAAGGGCGTGACCAGCGACTGGATGGAGATGGAACGCGCCCGCGGCATCTCGGTGTCGTCGGCGGTGCTGCAGTTCGCCTACCGCGACTGCGTGATCAACCTGCTCGACACCCCCGGCCACGGCGACTTCTCCGAGGACACCTACCGGGTGCTCGCCGCCGTCGACGCCGCGGTGATGCTGCTCGACGCGGCCAAGGGCCTCGAGCCGCAGACCTTGAAGCTGTTCGACGTCTGCCGGTCCCGCGGCGTCCCGGTCATCACGTTCGTCAACAAGTGGGACCGGCCCGGCCGCGAGGCACTGGAGCTGCTCGACGAGGTCGAGCAGACGATCGGGCTGCGCCCGATGCCGCTGACCTGGCCGCTCGGGATCGCCGGCCAGTTCAAGGGCCTCATCGAACGCGAGACCGGCGAGTACACCGCGTTCACCCGCGCCGCGGGCGGCGCGACGAAGGCCACCGCGACCGTCGTGGACGCCGGCACGATCGCCGCGGCCGAGCCCGAGTACTGGCAGACCGCGCAGGACGAGCTGGGCCTGCTCGACGAGATCGGCGCGAGCTGGGACGAGAAGGACTTCCTGTCCGGCACCGCGACCCCGGTGCTGTTCGGGTCGGCGCTGTCCAACATCGGCGTCGCCCGGCTGCTCGACGCGCTGGTCGATCTCGCGCCCGCCCCCGCCGCCCGGCCGGACGCCGAGGGCAACGACCGCCCGCTGGACGCCCCGACCGCCGGGCTGGTGTTCAAGGTGCAGGCCGGCATGGACAAGGCGCACCGAGACCGGATGGCGTTCCTGCGGATCTGCTCCGGCCGCTTCGAGCGCGGCATGGTGCTCACCCACGCCGCGACCGGCAAGCCGTTCGCCACCAAGTACGCCCAGTCGGTGTTCGGCGCCGAACGCAAGACCGTCGAGGAGGCCTTCCCCGGCGACATCGTCGGGCTGGTCAACGCGACCGCGCTGCGCCCGGGCGACACCCTCTACGCCGCGGACCGGGTGGAGTTCCCGTCGATCCCGGCGTTCGCCCCCGAGTACTTCGCGGTGGTCCGCGCCCGCGACGCCGGCAAGTACAAGCAGTTCCGCAAGGGCATCGAGCAGCTCGGCAACGAGGCCGTCATCCAGGTCCTGCGCTCCGACCTGCGCGGCGACCAGGCCCCGGTGCTGGCCGCGGTCGGGCCGCTGCAGTTCGACGTCGTCACCGGCCGGCTGGAGACCGAGTTCAACGCCCCGGTCACCCTGGACCGGCTGCCCTACCAGATCGCCCGGCTGACCGAACCGGACGCCGTGGAGGTCCTGTCCGGGCAGTCCGAGTGCGAGGTGCTGCGCCGCGACTCCGACGGTGCCCACCTCGCCCTGTTCAGCAACAAGTGGCGGATGGACATCATCCAGCGCCGGTTCCCGGACCTGCGGTTCGAGGCGATGCCGGCCGGTTCGACGATCACCTGAGGGCGGCGAGGGCGCTCAGTCCGCGTGGCAGCTCGCCGGCGCGCAGGCGAGCGTCCCGCCTGCCGGGGCGGGGTCGGCCGTACCGCCGCCGCCCAGCGTGACGATCACGAACACGGCCAGCCAGATCAGCCCGCCGGCCAGCCCGGCCACCGCCACACCGGCCGCCGAGACCGGGATGCGGTTTCCCCGCCGTGGCCCGCGGACGGCGCCGATCGTGCCGAGCACCAGCCCGACGCCGTCGAGCATCAGCCCGGCGCAGACCAGCGCCAGGCCCCACATCGTGGGGGGCCCGGCGATCAACAGGGCCACCGCGACGGCCACCAGCCCCGTGCCCAGCGCGGCGGACACGAGGGCGGGGCGCCCCGAACCGCCGCGCGGCGCGGGGCGCCGGGCGTCGGGACGGTCGCGGAGCACGGCACCAGCATGAGGACCGGACCCCCGGCACGCGCCCGGGAGCCGAAGAGATCCACAGTTCTGGGTACGGGGCGCTGCGCGCTCGTGAGTGGTGATGAGGGCCCTGGCCCTGTTTTCCACTCACGAGCCGGAGGCATTCAGGTCGCGCCGCCGGTAGCCGGCCGCACCGACAGCGGCGGCGACGAGCGCGACCACCGTCGTCACGGCCGCCGCGCGCGGGTCGGCCGGTTCCGCGGGCACCGCAGACAGGTGCGCGAAGGGCGACATCGCCCGCACCGGTGCCGGCGCGTCCACGCTGTCGGCCAGGACCTGCCAGAGGAACCCGCCGGCGCCGGGCAGCACCCCGGCCGGCAGGGCCATGCCCGGCCGTACGCCCAGCCCGAGCGCGGCGAACCCGGCACCCAGCAGCGAGATCGGCACCGTGACCGCAGCCCCCGCCAGCACGTCCGCGACGCCCAGCGGGGCGCCCGCGGCCGCCATTCCCGCCCACAGCGCGAGACCCCCGGCGACGGTCAGCGCGGTGGCCCCGGCCGCGGCGACGGCGAGGTACCCGGCCAGCAACCACGGCCGGGACAGCGGGCCGGCCAGGAGCAGCGGCAGCCGCGCCTCGGTCTCGTCCTGGGCGAGCACCGCGATCCGGCGGGCGGCGAACGCCCCGACCGGGACCGGCAGCAGCGCGAGCAGGGCCGCCGCGAAGCCGGCGGGGGTGCCGAGCGCGGCGAACCCGGCTCGCGCGGCGAGCTCCGCGAACGTCGGGTTCGCGGCCAGGAAGTCGGTCGCGGAGACCACCAGCAGGCCGACCAGCAGGTAGTAGGCGGCGATCCCGGCGGCCCAGGCCGCCAGCGGCCGCAGCGCCGTCCGGGTGGCGAACCCCGGCACCGACCCCAGCAGGAGGAACCGGGACCGGCGCACCGATCGTCCGGCCAGCAGGCCGGATCCGGTGTCCCGCCGGCCGGACAGCAGCGCCGCCGTCACGAGCAGCACGACCCCGGCCGTGGCGAGCACCGCCAGCGGCCCGACCCTGTCCGCGTGGAACGGCGCCACCATCGCCGTGAGCCCGAACGGGCCGAGCCACCGCAGCCACCCGAGCTCGGGCACTCCGTCACCCACCATCCGCAGCATCAGGGTGACCAGCAGGACGCCGATCCCGGCCCCGGCGGCGCCCGCCCGGTTCCCGGCGACCTGGGCCGCGACCGCGCCCACCCCGGTGAAGACCAGCCCGGTCAGGCCGACCCCGGTCCCGTGCAGGACGGCACCCCGCGTCGTCGCCCCGGCCGCCACCATCGCCACCCCGACGGCACCACCGGCGGCCAGCGCGAACACCGCCACCACACCGCCGGTGACGGCCACCGCGACCTCGCGCCGCACCCGTCCGGCCAGCATCAGGTTCCAGCGGCCGGCGTCCTCGGCTCCCCGCAGGACCACCGAGACGGCGAGGACCGCCCACACCCCGACCAGCACCCCCACGGCGACGCCGGTCCGCCACACCGCGAACCCGCCCGGGTCGTCGAGCGCCACCGGTTCCCCGAACAACGTCCGGATCGCCGGGTTGCCGGCGAGCACCGCGAGTGCCGCCGCGCCCCCGGGAGCCTGCCCGACGACCGCGTCGTAGCTCGCCACGACGGCCGCGGTCATCCCCGCGGACGCCACGACGACGGCGACGCCACCGCGCCGGACGTCCCGCACGGCGACCCGGGCGACCGACCGGGCGGGTCCCGTGCCGGACGCCGGGACGGCGGTGGCCCGCGGCCGACCCGTCACGGTGCTCATCGGGCCTCCGCTCCGTAGTAGCCGAGGAAGATCTCCTCGAGCCCGGGCTCGCGCACGCGCAGCGTTCCGACGTCGGCACCGGCGAGCGCGCGCAGGGCCGCGGACGGCGGTCCCGCGAGGGTGAACCGGAGCCGGCCGGCGTCCGGCCACTCCAGGTCGGCGACCCCGAGCACCCCGCCCAGGTCCGGTGGGGCGCCGGTGAAGGTGACCTCGACCTCGGTGCGGTGCAGGGCACGCAGCGCCGCGACGTCGGCGACGTCGACCAGCCGCCCGGCACGCAGCAGGCCGACCCGGTCGCAGACCGCCTCGACCTCGGCCAGCTGGTGCGAGCTGAGGAAGACCGTCTGACCCCGGTCACGGGCCTCCCGCACGGCGGCCCGGAATTCCTGCTCCATCAGCGGGTCCAGGCCGCTGGTCGGCTCGTCCAGCACGAGCAGCGGCGCACGGGTGGCGAACGCGGCGACGAGCGCGACCTTCTGCCGGTTCCCGGTGGAGTAGGTGCGGGCCGGCTTACCCGGGTCGAGCGCGAACCGTTCGACGAGCTCGTCGCGGTACCGCCGGTCGACGCCCGGGCCGAGCCGCCCGAGCAGCTCGAGGGTCTCGGCGCCGGTCAGGCGCGGCCACAGGGCGACATCGGCCGGGACGTGGGCCAGCAGCGGGTGGGCCCGCACGACGTCGCCGCACGGAACGCCGAACACGTGCGCCGAGCCGGCCGTCGGGCGGGCCGCGCCCAGCACCAGCCGGATCGTGGTCGACTTCCCCGCCCCGTTGGGGCCGAGGAACCCGAACACCTGCCCGGCGGGGACGGCCAGGTCCAGCGGGTGGAGGGCGACGGTCGCGCCGTAGTGCTTGGCGAGCCCGTCGGTGCGCAGGGCGTCGACGCCGGGGATCACGGTGGCCTCCGAGGGACGGCAGGGCAGGACCTGCCGACCAGGCTTCCCGGCTCACCTGGACGGAGACGTGACTCCCTCCGAGGGGCGCTGCGGGCTCGTGAGTGGTGATGAGGGCCCTGGCCCTGTTTTCCACTCACGAGCCGGAGGCCTCGTCGGGGTCGGCGAACGCCTTCCCGAGCTCGCGGGACAGGGACAGTGCCCGGCGCGCCCACGCCGGGGTCGCCCCGGCCAGCCCGCACGCCGGTGTCGGGACGGCGAGCCGCGCGAGCCGCTCCCGGGCGAAGCCCAGGCGGTCGGCGAGGTCGTAGCCGGCCCGGGCGAGGTCACCGATCGCGGGCTCGCGGTCGGGCGCCGTGCCGGGCACCAGCCCGAGCAGCAGCGGGATGCCCTCGTCCCAGGTCTCGCCGACGGCGTCGAGCGCGCGGGGCTCGGCGGTCGCCCCCGTGAACGCGGGCCGGGTCGCGTCGATCCCGACGGCCGCGGCGCCGGTGCCGGCGAGCAGCCGGATCGGCGGCCGGTCCGCGCAGCAGTGCACGACGACCGGCGCGTCGATGTCCGCGATCAGGTCCCGCAGCAGGTCCTGGGCGTCCGGTGCGCGGACCGCGCGCACGGTCCCGTAGCCGGACGCGGTGGGCAGCGACCCGGCGATCACCGCGGGCAGGCCGGGTTCGTCGAGCTGGACGACGACCCTCGCCCCGGTCCGCTCGGCGATCTCCGCGACGTGGGACCGCAGCCCCTCACCGAGGCTGGCCGCGAACTCGCGGACGGCGCCGCGATCGGTGAGCACGCGGTGCCCGGAGGCCAGCTCGACCGACGCCGCGAGCGTCCACGGACCGGCGACCTGGATCTTGACCTGGCGGGGGTGGATCCGGTCGCACGCGTCGTCGAACGCGTCGACGTCGCCGGCCAGCAGGTCGCGGGCCCGGCGCAGGTCACGCCCGGGCCGCGCGGTGACCCGCCAGCCGGTCGGGACGACCTCGACGGCGAGGTCGACCAGCAGGCCCGCGGTGCGGCCGATCATGTCCGCGCCGACGCCGCGGGCGGGCAGCTCGGGCAGCGCCGGGAACTCCGGGGTCTCCCCGGTGACCAACGCCGACGACTCGCGCGGGTCGGTCCCGGGCAGCGAACCGACACCGGTGGCGACGCCCTCGGGCCACCGCTCGCGCGGGGCGGGCGGCTCCTCCGGCTCGTCGTGGGAGACCTCGATGCGGGGCTCGGGCGGCCGGGTCTCGCCGGGGCGGACGTCGCCCAGGCCTGCGGCGGCGAGCGCGGCGGCCAGCGGGTCTTCGGAACTCACGTGCCCAGTCTGCCCCGCAGCCGGCACGATCCGTGCCCGGGGAGCGGGAGCGGGTCAGGCGGTCGCGGCGATCGTGGCGCTGCCCAGGACGACGTCGCCGCCCGGGTCCGGCCGGTAGAACGCGACCGCCTGGCCGGGCGCGACACCGCGCAGCGGCTCGCCGAGGGCGACGCTCACCCCGTCCCCCGCCGGCGTGACCTCGGCCGGTGCGGTCCCGCCGTGCGCCCGCACCTGGACGACGCAGCCGAACGGGCCGTCCGGCGCGGCCCCGGAGGTCCACACCGGTCCCCGGGCGGTGATCGAGGTGACGTCGAGCGCCGAGTCCGGGCCGACCCGCACGGTGCCGCTGACCGGCTCGATCCCCAGCACGTAGCGGGGCCGGCCGTCGGCGGCGGGCCGGTCGACCCCGAGCCCCTTGCGCTGGCCGACGGTGAACCCGTGCACGCCGTCGTGGGTGCCGAGGACCTCGCCGGTGGCGTCGTCCACCAGCGACCCGGGCGTGCTGCCCAGCCGGTCCCGCAGGAAGCCCTGGGTGTCCCCGGTCGGGATGAAGCAGATGTCGTGGCTGTCCGGCTTGCGCGCGACCCGCAGCCCGAGCCGCTCGGCCTCGGCGCGGATCTCCGGCTTCCTGGTGTCGCCGACCGGGAACATCGCGTGCCGCAGCTGGTCGGCGCGCAGCACGGCGAGGACGTAGGACTGGTCCTTGCCGTCGTCGGCCGACCGGCGCAGCTCCGGGACCGACGGGTCGAGCCGGGCGTAGTGGCCGGTGCAGACCGCGTCGAAGCCCAGCGCGAGCGCCCGGTCCAGCACCGCCGCGAACTTGATCTTCTCGTTGCAGCGCAGGCAGGGGTTCGGGGTCTCACCGGCGGCGTAGGCGGCGACGAAGTCGTCCACCACGTCCCGGGCGAACTCCTCGGAGAGGTCCCAGACGTAGTACGGGATACCGAGCACGTCGGCGGCGCGGGCCGCGTCCGCCGCGTCCTCCCGGGAGCAGCAGCCGCGGGAACCCGACCGCATCGCGTCCCGGGTGCGGGACAGCGCCAGGTGCACCCCGACGACGTCGTGCCCGGCGGCGACC
It contains:
- a CDS encoding VOC family protein, whose product is MLRLGFPVVGVTDPDRAAAFWSAALHLEVSDEWASPRWRTLTGPDGTHVLGLMRSDSPPEPRPRLHLDLLVDSTDEQAAEVERLTGLGATVPDWNGYPADPDFVVLADPDGNLFCVVDLSRAPSSG
- a CDS encoding peptide chain release factor 3, with amino-acid sequence MTDPQDAHVIGETARRRTFAVISHPDAGKSTLTEALALHAEVIDSAGAVHGKSGRKGVTSDWMEMERARGISVSSAVLQFAYRDCVINLLDTPGHGDFSEDTYRVLAAVDAAVMLLDAAKGLEPQTLKLFDVCRSRGVPVITFVNKWDRPGREALELLDEVEQTIGLRPMPLTWPLGIAGQFKGLIERETGEYTAFTRAAGGATKATATVVDAGTIAAAEPEYWQTAQDELGLLDEIGASWDEKDFLSGTATPVLFGSALSNIGVARLLDALVDLAPAPAARPDAEGNDRPLDAPTAGLVFKVQAGMDKAHRDRMAFLRICSGRFERGMVLTHAATGKPFATKYAQSVFGAERKTVEEAFPGDIVGLVNATALRPGDTLYAADRVEFPSIPAFAPEYFAVVRARDAGKYKQFRKGIEQLGNEAVIQVLRSDLRGDQAPVLAAVGPLQFDVVTGRLETEFNAPVTLDRLPYQIARLTEPDAVEVLSGQSECEVLRRDSDGAHLALFSNKWRMDIIQRRFPDLRFEAMPAGSTIT
- the mnmA gene encoding tRNA 2-thiouridine(34) synthase MnmA, which translates into the protein MRVLAAMSGGVDSAVAAARAVAAGHDVVGVHLALSRTRDAMRSGSRGCCSREDAADAARAADVLGIPYYVWDLSEEFARDVVDDFVAAYAAGETPNPCLRCNEKIKFAAVLDRALALGFDAVCTGHYARLDPSVPELRRSADDGKDQSYVLAVLRADQLRHAMFPVGDTRKPEIRAEAERLGLRVARKPDSHDICFIPTGDTQGFLRDRLGSTPGSLVDDATGEVLGTHDGVHGFTVGQRKGLGVDRPAADGRPRYVLGIEPVSGTVRVGPDSALDVTSITARGPVWTSGAAPDGPFGCVVQVRAHGGTAPAEVTPAGDGVSVALGEPLRGVAPGQAVAFYRPDPGGDVVLGSATIAATA
- a CDS encoding methionine synthase encodes the protein MSSEDPLAAALAAAGLGDVRPGETRPPEPRIEVSHDEPEEPPAPRERWPEGVATGVGSLPGTDPRESSALVTGETPEFPALPELPARGVGADMIGRTAGLLVDLAVEVVPTGWRVTARPGRDLRRARDLLAGDVDAFDDACDRIHPRQVKIQVAGPWTLAASVELASGHRVLTDRGAVREFAASLGEGLRSHVAEIAERTGARVVVQLDEPGLPAVIAGSLPTASGYGTVRAVRAPDAQDLLRDLIADIDAPVVVHCCADRPPIRLLAGTGAAAVGIDATRPAFTGATAEPRALDAVGETWDEGIPLLLGLVPGTAPDREPAIGDLARAGYDLADRLGFARERLARLAVPTPACGLAGATPAWARRALSLSRELGKAFADPDEASGS
- a CDS encoding ABC transporter ATP-binding protein; translated protein: MIPGVDALRTDGLAKHYGATVALHPLDLAVPAGQVFGFLGPNGAGKSTTIRLVLGAARPTAGSAHVFGVPCGDVVRAHPLLAHVPADVALWPRLTGAETLELLGRLGPGVDRRYRDELVERFALDPGKPARTYSTGNRQKVALVAAFATRAPLLVLDEPTSGLDPLMEQEFRAAVREARDRGQTVFLSSHQLAEVEAVCDRVGLLRAGRLVDVADVAALRALHRTEVEVTFTGAPPDLGGVLGVADLEWPDAGRLRFTLAGPPSAALRALAGADVGTLRVREPGLEEIFLGYYGAEAR
- a CDS encoding polyketide antibiotic transporter, giving the protein MSTVTGRPRATAVPASGTGPARSVARVAVRDVRRGGVAVVVASAGMTAAVVASYDAVVGQAPGGAAALAVLAGNPAIRTLFGEPVALDDPGGFAVWRTGVAVGVLVGVWAVLAVSVVLRGAEDAGRWNLMLAGRVRREVAVAVTGGVVAVFALAAGGAVGVAMVAAGATTRGAVLHGTGVGLTGLVFTGVGAVAAQVAGNRAGAAGAGIGVLLVTLMLRMVGDGVPELGWLRWLGPFGLTAMVAPFHADRVGPLAVLATAGVVLLVTAALLSGRRDTGSGLLAGRSVRRSRFLLLGSVPGFATRTALRPLAAWAAGIAAYYLLVGLLVVSATDFLAANPTFAELAARAGFAALGTPAGFAAALLALLPVPVGAFAARRIAVLAQDETEARLPLLLAGPLSRPWLLAGYLAVAAAGATALTVAGGLALWAGMAAAGAPLGVADVLAGAAVTVPISLLGAGFAALGLGVRPGMALPAGVLPGAGGFLWQVLADSVDAPAPVRAMSPFAHLSAVPAEPADPRAAAVTTVVALVAAAVGAAGYRRRDLNASGS